The proteins below come from a single Cannabis sativa cultivar Pink pepper isolate KNU-18-1 chromosome 3, ASM2916894v1, whole genome shotgun sequence genomic window:
- the LOC115710327 gene encoding LIM domain-containing protein WLIM1: MVRMATFGGTTQKCKACEKTVYFVDELTADNKVYHKACFRCHHCKRTLKLSDYSSFEGVLYCKPHFDQLFKRTGSLDKSFEGTPKTVRDRTANQVTNNKVSRLFAGTQEKCVACKKTVYPIEKVAVDGTSYHKGCFRCTHGGCVISPSNYVAHEHHLYCKHHHNQLFKAKGNFSQLDKHEDVKIQDVKVEDVKGMTENTVPVVAE, translated from the exons ATGGTAAGGATGGCAACATTTGGAGGGACTACCCAGAAGTGTAAGGCTTGTGAGAAGACTGTATATTTCGTTGATGAGCTTACTGCTGATAATAAAGTTTACCATAAGGCATGCTTTAGATGCCACCACTGCAAACGCACCCTCAAG CTGAGTGATTATTCCTCTTTTGAGGGTGTTCTATATTGCAAGCCTCACTTTGATCAACTCTTTAAGAGGACTGGTAGTTTGGATAAAAGTTTCGAAG gtACTCCTAAAACTGTTAGAGACAGAACAGCAAATCAG GTTACTAACAACAAAGTTTCGCGCTTGTTTGCTGGTACACAAGAAAAGTGTGTTGCTTGCAAGAAAACAGTTTATCCCATTGAGAAG GTTGCTGTTGATGGTACATCATACCATAAAGGCTGTTTTAGATGCACACATGGTGGTTGTGTGATCAGTCCATCGAACTATGTAgcgcacgagcatcatctttaCTGTAAGCATCACCATAATCAACTCTTCAAGGCAAAGGGAAACTTCAGTCAACTTGACAAGCATGAAGATGTGAAAATACAAGATGTTAAGGTAGAAGATGTGAAAGGGATGACTGAGAACACAGTGCCTGTGGTGGCCGAGTAG